Proteins from one Panicum virgatum strain AP13 chromosome 7K, P.virgatum_v5, whole genome shotgun sequence genomic window:
- the LOC120640045 gene encoding WD40 repeat-containing protein HOS15-like isoform X1 yields MGVLTAAELNFLVFRYLQESGFIHAAFTLGYEAGIHKGGIDGNAVPPGALITIVQKGLQYIELEANTEENDEEIEKDFALLEPIEIITKDVEELQQLVKKRKRERSQTDREKDRGKEKERNEEHERRPGGERERDRHDKEKEQVREKDKSEKDREHEKEKEKEKQHTERIDKIKHDEDSLAGGGPTPMDVSVTAQEISSTDVTVLEGHSSEVFACAWSPTGSLLASGSGDSTARIWTIPDGPCGSNMQSSPPGVHVLKHFKGRTNEKSKDVTTLDWNGEGTLLATGSYDGQARIWSRDGELKQTLFKHKGPIFSLKWNKKGDYLLSGSVDKTAIVWDTKTWECKQQFEFHSAPTLDVDWRNNNSFATCSTDSMIYVCKIGEQRPVKSFIGHQSEVNAIKWDPTGSFLASCSDDVTAKIWSMKQDKCVFDFKEHTKEIYTIRWSPTGPGTNNPNQQLLLASASFDSTIKLWEVEQGRLLYSLSGHRQPVYSVAFSPDGEYLASGSLDQCLHIWSVKEGRILKTYRGTGGIFEVCWNKEGSKIAACFSNNTVCVMDFRM; encoded by the exons ATGGGGGTGCtcacggcggcggagctcaaCTTCCTCGTCTTCCGCTACCTCCAGGAGTCCG GTTTCATTCATGCAGCATTCACTCTAGGGTATGAAGCAGGGATCCATAAGGGTGGCATTGATGGAAATGCAGTCCCACCTGGTGCTCTCATCACTATTGTGCAGAAAGGCCTCCAGTACATAGAACTGGAAGCAAATACCGAAGAG AATGATGAAGAAATTGAGAAGGATTTTGCCCTTCTGGAACCAATTGAAATCATCACAAAGGATGTTGAAGAGTTGCAACAGCTTGTAAAGAAGAGAAAAAGGGAGAGATCTCAAACTGACCGCGAGAAGGATAGGGGAAAAGAGAAAGAACGTAATGAGGAGCATGAACGGCGTCCTGGAGGCGAGCGTGAGAGGGATCGCCATGACAAAGAAAAAGAACAGGTGAGGGAGAAGGATAAATCTGAAAAAGACAGGGAGCAtgagaaagaaaaggagaaagaaaagcaGCATACAGAGCGTATCGATAAGATTAAGCACGATGAAGATTCTCTTGCTGGCGGAG GTCCCACTCCAATGGATGTAAGTGTAACTGCTCAGGAGATTTCTAGTACCGATGTGACTGTATTGGAAGGGCACAGTTCTGAG GTTTTTGCTTGTGCATGGAGTCCAACTGGTTCTCTTCTAGCTTCAGG GTCAGGAGACTCAACGGCTAGAATCTGGACAATTCCAGATGGTCCATGTGGTTCCAacatgcaatcatctcctccgggTGTTCATGTTTTGAAACATTTTAAAGGTCGGACCAATGAGAAGAGCAAGGATGTCACCACCCTTGACTGGAAT GGTGAAGGTACACTACTGGCTACAGGCTCCTATGATGGGCAGGCAAGAATATGGAGTAGAGATG GAGAGCTGAAGCAGAcacttttcaaacacaagggtCCCATATTTTCGTTGAAATGGAATAAGAAAGGAGATTATCTCCTAAGTGGAAGTGTTGATAAAACTGCTATTGTTTGGGATACAAAGACATGGGAGTGCAAGCAGCAGTTTGAATTTCATTCAG CTCCAACACTAGATGTTGATTGGAGAAATAATAACTCTTTTGCAACATGCTCAACCGACAGCATGATCTATGTTTGCAAGATTGGGGAACAGCGTCCAGTTAAATCATTTATTGGTCATCAG AGTGAAGTTAATGCTATCAAGTGGGATCCAACTGGTTCTTTTTTGGCTTCATGTTCTGATGATGTGACAGCTAAG ATATGGAGTATGAAGCAAGATAAATGTGTATTTGATTTTAAGGAGCATACCAAG GAAATATATACCATTCGGTGGAGCCCAACAGGCCCAGGAACAAACAATCCTAATCAGCAGTTGCTTTTGGCTAG CGCATCTTTTGATTCTACTATCAAGCTTTGGGAAGTTGAGCAAGGACGCCTTCTGTACAGCTTGTCTGGCCATAG GCAGCCCGTGTATTCTGTTGCATTTAGCCCTGATGGTGAATACTTAGCTAGTGGGTCCCTGGATCAGTGCCTACACATCTGGTCTGTGAAAGAAGGCAGGATCCTCAAGACCTACAGAGGGACTGGTGGCAtctttgaagtttgctggaatAAGGAAGGCAGCAAGATTGCAGCCTGTTTCTCGAACAACACAGTCTGCGTGATGGATTTCAGGATGTAG